In one window of Camelina sativa cultivar DH55 chromosome 15, Cs, whole genome shotgun sequence DNA:
- the LOC104746110 gene encoding leucine-rich repeat receptor-like serine/threonine-protein kinase BAM2 isoform X2 has product MSYTLFLLLLTLVHSTFSSLAPTDRAALESIRDSLTDMPGSAFFSSWDFTVPDPCSSFSGLTCSSSLGRVTGLSLGPNLSGSLSPSISNLTHLTQLILYPGSVTGPLPPRFDSLPLLRVISLTRNRLTGPIPVSLSSLSSLHTLDLSYNQLSGSLPPFLTTLPQLKVLVLASNHFSNNLNPVSSPLFHLDLKLNQISGELPPAFPITLRYLSLSGNSMQGTINALEPLTELIYIDLSMNQFTGAIPNSLFSPTISTMFLQRNNFTSIATSIAPALLPQGSIVDLSHNSISGDLPPALAGAEALFLNNNRLTGDIPEEYVKSLINGTTKQLFLQHNYFTRFPWNSGLQLPDSVSLCLSYNCMETDPVVGLSTCPIEVAPLLSRPASQCSRFYNHSSTG; this is encoded by the exons atGAGCTacactctctttctccttctgcTCACTCTCGTCCACTCCACTTTCTCTTCATTAGCTCCAACGGATCGAGCCGCCTTGGAATCCATCAGAGACTCTTTAACCGACATGCCCGGTTCAGCCTTCTTCTCATCCTGGGACTTCACAGTCCCTGACCCTTGTTCCTCCTTCTCAGGCCTTACctgctcttcttctcttggcCGTGTCACCGGCTTATCTCTTGGCCCTAATCTCTCCGGTTCTCTCTCCCCTTCCATCTCCAATCTAACCCACTTAACCCAACTCATTCTTTACCCCGGCTCTGTCACCGGTCCTCTCCCTCCTCGGTTCGATTCCCTCCCTCTCCTTCGAGTCATCTCCTTAACAAGAAACCGCTTAACCGGTCCTATACCCGTTTCTTTATCATCTCTCTCAAGCCTCCACACACTTGACCTTAGCTATAACCAACTCTCAGGTTCTCTCCCTCCTTTTCTCACTACTCTCCCTCAACTCAAA GTCCTTGTTTTAGCCTCAAACCATTTCTCCAACAACCTTAACCCTGTCTCTAGCCCCTTGTTCCATTTAGACCTAAAGCTGAACCAAATCTCCGGCGAACTCCCACCCGCTTTCCCGATCACTCTCCGGTACTTATCTCTCTCCGGAAACTCAATGCAAGGCACAATCAACGCCTTAGAGCCATTAACAGAGCTGATATACATCGACCTCAGCATGAACCAGTTCACCGGCGCAATCCCTAACTCGCTCTTCAGCCCCACAATCTCAACAATGTTCCTACAACGAAACAACTTCACATCCATCGCCACCTCCATAGCGCCGGCATTGTTACCACAGGGCTCCATTGTTGATCTGAGCCATAACTCAATCTCCGGAGACTTACCTCCCGCGCTCGCCGGAGCAGAGGCTCTGTTCTTGAACAATAACCGTCTCACAGGAGACATTCCAGAGGAATACGTCAAGAGCTTAATCAACGGTACAACAAAACAGCTCTTCTTGCAACATAACTACTTCACGAGATTCCCTTGGAACTCTGGTCTCCAACTACCAgactctgtttctctctgtttgTCCTATAACTGTATGGAGACTGATCCAGTCGTTGGTTTGTCCACGTGTCCGATCGAAGTTGCACCTCTACTCTCAAGACCTGCTTCACAATGTTCAAGGTTCTATAATCAC
- the LOC104746110 gene encoding leucine-rich repeat receptor-like serine/threonine-protein kinase BAM2 isoform X1 has protein sequence MSYTLFLLLLTLVHSTFSSLAPTDRAALESIRDSLTDMPGSAFFSSWDFTVPDPCSSFSGLTCSSSLGRVTGLSLGPNLSGSLSPSISNLTHLTQLILYPGSVTGPLPPRFDSLPLLRVISLTRNRLTGPIPVSLSSLSSLHTLDLSYNQLSGSLPPFLTTLPQLKVLVLASNHFSNNLNPVSSPLFHLDLKLNQISGELPPAFPITLRYLSLSGNSMQGTINALEPLTELIYIDLSMNQFTGAIPNSLFSPTISTMFLQRNNFTSIATSIAPALLPQGSIVDLSHNSISGDLPPALAGAEALFLNNNRLTGDIPEEYVKSLINGTTKQLFLQHNYFTRFPWNSGLQLPDSVSLCLSYNCMETDPVVGLSTCPIEVAPLLSRPASQCSRFYNHSSTG, from the coding sequence atGAGCTacactctctttctccttctgcTCACTCTCGTCCACTCCACTTTCTCTTCATTAGCTCCAACGGATCGAGCCGCCTTGGAATCCATCAGAGACTCTTTAACCGACATGCCCGGTTCAGCCTTCTTCTCATCCTGGGACTTCACAGTCCCTGACCCTTGTTCCTCCTTCTCAGGCCTTACctgctcttcttctcttggcCGTGTCACCGGCTTATCTCTTGGCCCTAATCTCTCCGGTTCTCTCTCCCCTTCCATCTCCAATCTAACCCACTTAACCCAACTCATTCTTTACCCCGGCTCTGTCACCGGTCCTCTCCCTCCTCGGTTCGATTCCCTCCCTCTCCTTCGAGTCATCTCCTTAACAAGAAACCGCTTAACCGGTCCTATACCCGTTTCTTTATCATCTCTCTCAAGCCTCCACACACTTGACCTTAGCTATAACCAACTCTCAGGTTCTCTCCCTCCTTTTCTCACTACTCTCCCTCAACTCAAAGTCCTTGTTTTAGCCTCAAACCATTTCTCCAACAACCTTAACCCTGTCTCTAGCCCCTTGTTCCATTTAGACCTAAAGCTGAACCAAATCTCCGGCGAACTCCCACCCGCTTTCCCGATCACTCTCCGGTACTTATCTCTCTCCGGAAACTCAATGCAAGGCACAATCAACGCCTTAGAGCCATTAACAGAGCTGATATACATCGACCTCAGCATGAACCAGTTCACCGGCGCAATCCCTAACTCGCTCTTCAGCCCCACAATCTCAACAATGTTCCTACAACGAAACAACTTCACATCCATCGCCACCTCCATAGCGCCGGCATTGTTACCACAGGGCTCCATTGTTGATCTGAGCCATAACTCAATCTCCGGAGACTTACCTCCCGCGCTCGCCGGAGCAGAGGCTCTGTTCTTGAACAATAACCGTCTCACAGGAGACATTCCAGAGGAATACGTCAAGAGCTTAATCAACGGTACAACAAAACAGCTCTTCTTGCAACATAACTACTTCACGAGATTCCCTTGGAACTCTGGTCTCCAACTACCAgactctgtttctctctgtttgTCCTATAACTGTATGGAGACTGATCCAGTCGTTGGTTTGTCCACGTGTCCGATCGAAGTTGCACCTCTACTCTCAAGACCTGCTTCACAATGTTCAAGGTTCTATAATCAC